A portion of the Rhodococcus sp. 4CII genome contains these proteins:
- a CDS encoding GTP-binding protein codes for MQLSRPTSTNRAASAKIVIAGGFGVGKTTLVGSVSEIVPLRTEAMVTDASTDVDNTTVIPHKVSTTVAMDFGRLTLADDLILYLFGTPGQQRFWFMWDDLVQGAIGAIVLIDTRRFDESFAAVDYFESRELSFLIAVNEFAGAPQYPAEAIRSALAVSAHVPITYVDARDRLSVKNALVELAAHALQTSGSARW; via the coding sequence ATTCAGCTTTCGCGACCCACCTCGACCAATCGTGCCGCCTCGGCAAAAATCGTGATCGCAGGCGGGTTTGGCGTCGGGAAGACCACCCTCGTCGGGTCGGTGTCAGAGATCGTTCCGCTCCGCACCGAAGCGATGGTCACCGACGCCAGCACCGACGTGGACAACACCACGGTGATACCGCACAAAGTGTCAACCACCGTCGCGATGGATTTCGGTCGACTTACCCTCGCCGACGACCTGATCCTCTACCTCTTCGGGACTCCAGGCCAACAGCGATTTTGGTTCATGTGGGACGACCTTGTGCAGGGGGCGATCGGCGCAATCGTACTGATTGACACCCGAAGGTTTGACGAAAGTTTCGCCGCTGTCGACTATTTCGAATCCAGGGAGCTATCGTTCCTCATCGCTGTCAACGAATTCGCCGGCGCGCCGCAGTATCCGGCAGAGGCCATCCGCAGTGCCCTGGCAGTCTCCGCCCACGTCCCGATCACGTACGTTGACGCCCGCGACCGACTGTCGGTCAAGAACGCCCTCGTAGAGCTCGCAGCGCACGCGCTACAAACAAGCGGTTCCGCGAGGTGGTGA
- a CDS encoding DUF4190 domain-containing protein — translation MIERNLPVVTFDETDLGIEAPERTNICAIVALFCALTGLFFPALVFGAIGYVETGGREHETGSGLAVAALILGAIELVAGVLTAVIALVSMR, via the coding sequence ATGATCGAGAGGAATCTGCCCGTGGTGACATTCGACGAGACCGACCTCGGCATCGAGGCGCCCGAGCGCACCAACATCTGCGCGATCGTGGCACTGTTCTGTGCCCTGACCGGATTGTTCTTCCCGGCCTTGGTATTCGGCGCGATCGGATACGTCGAAACCGGCGGACGCGAACACGAAACCGGCTCCGGCCTCGCCGTTGCCGCACTGATCCTCGGGGCCATCGAACTGGTCGCCGGCGTGCTGACCGCCGTCATCGCTCTCGTTTCCATGCGGTGA
- a CDS encoding serine/threonine-protein kinase encodes MVDRSRAGERFGPYQLQALIARGGMGEVYRAYDTIKGRTVALKLLPGEFAKNPGYPARSRREAHAAARLQEPHVIPIHDWGEIDGLLYIDMRLVEGSDLRTLLSRGGPLPPARAVRIVLQIGAALDAAHGAGLVHRDVKPENILITGDQDNEFAYLVDFGIASDALATQLTTAGSIIGTYAYMAPERFDDAPVTGKSDIYSLACVLYESLTGAKPYQASTISGLIKAHLTSPAPRVSTTMRTIPVGFDAVIARGMAKDPADRYDSAGQFASAAQSALTHHDRHTAHTIAETTLRPATAPPIIEPTTFGPAPPDREHAVPQHPWPPHQPKPSHLVPILLTLLIVGLLAVGGVVAWLAVNQGTSSEASPAPGASTTTAALPAPALPPVESRPAPTAPSAETPVPAPTPPSPVAARPGDLGLSIPIAQPRCDGTGIVVVGSAITPGQYAEDVQRFLVAHPGSSYLRTDQACPSLRQATDEGNPIYAVYKAAGKSTEAVCTLVRTLGEDAYGKWLDLNTDPTFIIPCP; translated from the coding sequence ATGGTCGACAGATCGCGGGCCGGCGAGAGGTTCGGCCCCTACCAACTACAGGCGTTGATCGCCAGAGGTGGTATGGGCGAGGTCTATCGGGCATACGACACGATCAAGGGCCGCACCGTGGCCCTGAAGCTCCTGCCTGGGGAGTTCGCGAAGAATCCCGGCTATCCGGCACGTTCCCGCCGGGAAGCGCACGCGGCTGCACGGCTGCAGGAACCGCACGTCATCCCGATTCATGATTGGGGTGAGATCGACGGTCTGCTGTACATCGACATGCGGCTCGTCGAAGGATCCGATCTGCGTACCCTGCTGAGCAGGGGCGGTCCGCTGCCGCCGGCACGGGCGGTGCGGATCGTCCTACAGATCGGCGCGGCACTCGACGCCGCGCACGGCGCCGGACTGGTCCACCGCGACGTCAAACCGGAAAACATCCTGATCACCGGCGACCAGGACAACGAGTTCGCCTACCTGGTCGACTTCGGTATCGCCAGCGACGCCTTGGCCACCCAATTGACCACCGCCGGCAGCATCATCGGCACCTACGCCTACATGGCGCCCGAACGGTTCGACGACGCGCCGGTGACCGGCAAATCCGATATCTACTCGCTGGCGTGCGTGCTGTACGAGTCATTGACCGGCGCCAAACCCTACCAAGCCAGCACGATCAGCGGTCTGATCAAGGCTCACCTCACATCCCCCGCACCGCGCGTCAGCACCACCATGCGGACCATCCCGGTGGGGTTCGACGCAGTAATCGCGCGCGGCATGGCCAAGGATCCCGCGGACCGCTACGACTCCGCCGGACAGTTCGCGAGCGCCGCACAATCCGCACTCACCCACCACGACCGCCACACCGCCCACACGATCGCGGAGACCACGCTACGACCGGCCACCGCACCACCGATCATCGAGCCAACCACCTTCGGCCCGGCACCGCCGGACCGCGAACACGCGGTACCACAACACCCGTGGCCCCCGCACCAACCGAAACCCTCGCATCTCGTGCCGATACTGCTGACGCTGCTCATCGTCGGTCTGCTCGCCGTGGGCGGTGTCGTCGCCTGGCTGGCCGTGAACCAAGGCACCTCCAGCGAGGCATCGCCGGCCCCCGGCGCCAGCACCACAACCGCCGCCCTACCGGCGCCGGCACTCCCACCCGTCGAGAGCCGTCCAGCACCCACCGCTCCAAGCGCCGAAACCCCGGTACCCGCGCCCACCCCACCGTCACCGGTGGCGGCGCGCCCCGGCGACCTCGGCCTGTCGATCCCCATCGCCCAACCGCGCTGCGACGGCACCGGCATCGTCGTAGTGGGGTCGGCGATTACACCGGGCCAATACGCCGAGGACGTCCAACGGTTCCTCGTCGCACACCCGGGCTCCTCCTACCTACGCACAGATCAAGCGTGTCCCTCCCTGCGGCAAGCGACGGACGAGGGCAATCCGATCTACGCGGTGTACAAAGCAGCAGGAAAATCAACAGAGGCGGTGTGCACCCTTGTGCGAACGCTAGGTGAGGATGCGTACGGCAAGTGGCTCGACCTCAATACCGATCCCACTTTCATAATCCCGTGCCCGTAA
- a CDS encoding serine/threonine protein kinase produces MSSPQPPRPWDTDPQHTQPIYSQPGYEPEHPAPPAPNVPPPPTYVTPHPMYLPPPPQPPRSLAWMWVLLVALTLGLLGIIGYIWVWPMIVNDAANQAGDGTHTVVITSPAPQVPGPAPAQGGGSEVVPSYSTRCASVFPSTEFPSSAVGSNVTSCEFSEEVRFEYVSQPQRGGTVTVNATSPVTGQTYTMSCSGSKVVTCTGGNNAVVYVF; encoded by the coding sequence ATGAGCTCCCCTCAGCCGCCGCGACCGTGGGATACCGATCCGCAGCACACCCAGCCGATCTACTCGCAGCCTGGGTACGAGCCCGAGCACCCTGCGCCGCCGGCGCCCAACGTTCCTCCCCCGCCGACCTACGTGACTCCGCATCCGATGTACCTGCCCCCGCCGCCGCAGCCACCCCGATCGTTGGCGTGGATGTGGGTGCTACTGGTTGCTCTCACCCTCGGACTGCTGGGGATCATCGGCTACATCTGGGTGTGGCCGATGATCGTCAACGACGCCGCGAACCAGGCCGGCGACGGAACCCACACCGTGGTCATCACCTCCCCCGCACCGCAGGTCCCCGGTCCGGCACCGGCACAGGGCGGCGGCAGTGAAGTCGTCCCGTCGTACTCCACCCGCTGCGCGAGCGTCTTCCCCAGCACGGAGTTCCCGAGTTCGGCGGTCGGCAGCAACGTCACCTCCTGCGAGTTCTCCGAAGAGGTTCGGTTCGAGTACGTCAGTCAACCGCAGCGCGGCGGCACCGTCACGGTCAACGCGACCAGCCCGGTCACCGGCCAGACCTACACGATGAGCTGCTCAGGGTCGAAGGTGGTGACCTGCACCGGCGGGAACAACGCGGTGGTCTATGTGTTCTAG
- a CDS encoding roadblock/LC7 domain-containing protein yields MTDRGTLDWLVSNFVSDVPRVTHAVLVSADGLLMAASAHLPLDRAEQLAAVTSGLASLSTGVSTLFEGGGVLQSVVEMHHGYLLLMSVGDGSQLAALTTSECDIGQVGYEMAVLVERVGTEIAALPRSVTRS; encoded by the coding sequence ATGACCGATCGCGGGACATTGGATTGGCTGGTGTCTAATTTCGTCAGTGACGTTCCCCGAGTCACGCACGCCGTGCTGGTTTCGGCGGACGGTCTGCTGATGGCAGCGAGCGCACACCTGCCGCTCGATCGGGCCGAACAACTCGCCGCTGTAACGTCGGGACTCGCGAGCCTCTCCACCGGAGTATCAACACTGTTCGAAGGGGGCGGGGTGCTGCAGTCAGTCGTGGAAATGCACCACGGGTATCTGCTGCTGATGAGTGTCGGAGACGGCTCACAGTTGGCTGCACTGACAACATCTGAATGCGACATCGGACAAGTCGGATACGAAATGGCGGTCCTGGTCGAACGCGTCGGCACCGAGATCGCGGCGCTGCCTCGCTCGGTCACACGCTCATGA
- a CDS encoding DUF2510 domain-containing protein, whose product MSPWHWLIVCAAFAVMLAIIIGVIVLIVRMVKPRSTAATAHPIPPGWYPDTADARLIRWHDGHHWTEHVQSR is encoded by the coding sequence ATGAGTCCGTGGCACTGGCTGATCGTGTGCGCCGCGTTCGCCGTGATGCTGGCGATCATCATCGGCGTCATCGTACTTATCGTGCGGATGGTCAAGCCCCGCAGCACAGCGGCGACCGCTCACCCGATCCCGCCGGGCTGGTACCCCGACACCGCTGATGCACGGTTGATCCGCTGGCACGACGGCCACCACTGGACCGAACACGTGCAGAGCCGATAG
- a CDS encoding class A beta-lactamase-related serine hydrolase: MSALAAAAVAAAALSACTIPPRSGDAGTGPGKTITQIVVVPPESTTPLVPAAPPAAAGQGPLAGFDTLAAQLGGDSGIALAPVGGGQSIVAGTLQSGPAWSTIKVPLAIAALTAPGGSGQLTSVAQAITASDNAAAEQLWDSLGDPPVAATQVQAVLQQFGDPATVVESRKTRPEYSAFGQTGWSLAAQTQFASFLPCHTEAAQVLGYMDDVEADQRWGLGTLPTTSFKGGWGPDEQGRYLVRQFGIISTGSGQLAVAIAAEAPSGSFNDAAAMLTQIAQWIGTRVSTVTSGASC; the protein is encoded by the coding sequence TTGTCTGCGCTGGCTGCGGCGGCGGTCGCCGCCGCAGCGCTGTCGGCGTGCACCATTCCACCACGCTCCGGTGACGCGGGAACGGGTCCCGGCAAGACGATCACCCAGATCGTGGTCGTCCCGCCGGAGAGCACCACGCCCCTCGTCCCGGCGGCGCCCCCAGCCGCGGCCGGCCAGGGTCCACTGGCCGGATTCGACACCCTCGCCGCCCAGCTCGGCGGCGACTCCGGAATCGCCCTTGCCCCCGTCGGAGGCGGCCAATCGATCGTGGCCGGCACCCTTCAATCCGGGCCCGCGTGGTCGACGATCAAAGTCCCACTAGCCATCGCAGCACTGACCGCACCCGGGGGAAGCGGACAACTCACCTCCGTGGCCCAGGCCATCACCGCATCCGACAACGCCGCCGCCGAACAGCTCTGGGACTCGCTCGGCGATCCCCCGGTCGCCGCCACCCAGGTGCAAGCGGTGCTGCAGCAGTTCGGGGACCCGGCCACCGTCGTCGAATCACGCAAAACCCGTCCCGAGTACAGCGCCTTCGGGCAGACAGGATGGTCACTGGCCGCGCAAACACAATTCGCCTCATTTCTGCCGTGCCACACCGAAGCCGCACAAGTCCTCGGGTACATGGACGACGTCGAAGCCGACCAGCGGTGGGGTCTGGGCACCCTGCCCACCACTTCCTTCAAAGGCGGTTGGGGACCCGACGAACAAGGCCGCTACCTCGTCCGTCAGTTCGGCATCATCTCCACCGGCAGCGGGCAACTCGCCGTGGCCATCGCGGCGGAAGCGCCCTCGGGATCCTTCAACGATGCGGCAGCGATGCTCACCCAGATCGCTCAATGGATCGGCACCCGCGTCTCCACGGTGACCTCGGGCGCCTCCTGCTGA
- a CDS encoding MmpS family transport accessory protein encodes MTQPPPPGPPQQPYGQQPYPQQPGQPYPNQYGYPPAQPPKKRTKWPWILLAIVVVFIAGVAGCTALVGGAINSVDEESKKEVAVTYEVTGEGQGAIVTYTSADMNMAQESGIALPWTKEVTVTGIIKTASLTASNGFEDSGTITCRILVDGAVVTENTSSGVGATASCIQGDLGGN; translated from the coding sequence ATGACGCAGCCTCCGCCTCCTGGACCGCCTCAGCAGCCGTACGGCCAGCAACCGTATCCGCAGCAGCCGGGACAGCCGTACCCGAACCAGTACGGGTACCCGCCCGCTCAGCCGCCGAAGAAGCGGACGAAGTGGCCGTGGATCCTCCTCGCGATCGTGGTCGTGTTCATCGCCGGAGTCGCCGGATGCACCGCACTGGTCGGTGGGGCGATCAACAGCGTGGACGAGGAGTCGAAGAAAGAGGTCGCTGTCACGTACGAAGTGACCGGCGAGGGCCAGGGCGCGATCGTCACCTACACGTCGGCCGACATGAACATGGCGCAGGAATCCGGCATTGCGCTGCCGTGGACGAAGGAAGTAACCGTCACGGGAATCATCAAGACAGCCAGCCTGACCGCGTCAAACGGCTTTGAGGACAGTGGCACGATCACCTGCCGGATCCTGGTTGACGGTGCCGTCGTCACAGAGAACACCTCTTCCGGTGTGGGGGCGACAGCGTCGTGCATCCAGGGGGACCTCGGCGGCAACTAG
- a CDS encoding GntR family transcriptional regulator yields the protein MVLATGPGNDSPDSGANRTSQAYHDLRALILSGQYEPDSRLTESKLTTQLQVSRGTIRSVLARLAQEGYVTAEANRSARTRSFSVDEAIEILETRAVLEAALAAKAAERATDADIAAMTETCKRMWDWQKPGGREEYWNLNRRFHEQVKRAARQSTLTRFVDSLLYPLVMQQYRDADREKPRTDSVREHEAILAAIVTHNPEAAAAAMRHHLSSARGHFC from the coding sequence ATGGTGCTAGCTACGGGCCCGGGCAACGACAGCCCGGATTCGGGTGCCAACCGGACGTCGCAGGCGTACCACGATCTGCGTGCCTTGATTCTCTCCGGTCAATATGAACCGGACTCACGCCTCACTGAATCGAAGCTGACCACGCAGCTCCAGGTTTCACGTGGGACGATCCGTTCGGTGCTCGCGCGCCTCGCGCAGGAGGGCTATGTCACCGCCGAGGCGAACCGCAGCGCCCGCACCCGCTCGTTCTCGGTGGACGAGGCGATCGAGATACTGGAGACCCGCGCGGTGCTGGAGGCGGCGCTGGCGGCGAAGGCCGCCGAACGCGCCACCGATGCGGACATCGCCGCGATGACCGAAACCTGTAAGCGCATGTGGGACTGGCAGAAACCGGGCGGGCGCGAGGAATACTGGAACCTCAACCGCAGGTTCCACGAACAGGTCAAACGCGCGGCGCGGCAGTCCACGCTCACCAGGTTCGTCGACAGCCTGCTCTACCCGCTCGTCATGCAGCAGTACCGCGACGCGGACCGCGAGAAGCCGCGGACCGACTCCGTCAGGGAACACGAGGCCATCCTCGCCGCGATCGTCACCCACAACCCGGAGGCCGCCGCGGCGGCGATGCGACACCATCTGTCGTCGGCCCGCGGGCACTTCTGCTGA
- a CDS encoding histone-like nucleoid-structuring protein Lsr2: protein MAVSPRGSEESAKKTTKEIREWAIGAGFKVSSRGRISAEIEQAFHDAQAKKAQVKPAAAKKTAVKRTIAETTAAKKRPAKKVVEEKAPAKRAASKAPAQKTTKEIREWAIGEGLEVSSRGRIPAEIEQAFDDAQMQKAQVKPAPVKKTAAKKPAAKRTAAAAPVKRAAASKAPAEKKIGATKAAAEKPAGKKAAVKKPVAAKVPVKRGVEGRAPIKTTNKEIRAWAIADGREVSSRGRISAEIEQAFHDAQAKRAQVKPAPVKKTAAKTTAAKKTAAKKTAAVAAPVKRVAAGKAPAEKTAEKTAATKTAATTKAGKEAVASKVTSEKTAVKKLVAAEAPVKREVVSRAPAKKSSREIREWAIGAGHEVSSRGRISVEIERAFHDAQAAMPVA, encoded by the coding sequence ATGGCGGTATCACCGAGGGGTTCCGAAGAATCGGCGAAGAAGACGACCAAGGAGATTCGTGAGTGGGCGATCGGGGCGGGCTTTAAGGTGTCCTCCCGCGGCCGGATTTCGGCCGAGATCGAGCAAGCCTTTCATGACGCTCAGGCGAAGAAGGCTCAGGTCAAACCGGCGGCGGCAAAGAAGACGGCTGTGAAGAGAACAATCGCGGAGACGACGGCTGCGAAGAAGCGGCCCGCAAAAAAGGTAGTCGAGGAAAAGGCCCCCGCGAAGAGAGCGGCGAGCAAGGCCCCAGCGCAGAAAACGACCAAGGAGATTCGCGAGTGGGCGATCGGGGAGGGCTTGGAAGTGTCCTCCCGCGGGCGGATCCCGGCCGAGATCGAGCAAGCCTTCGACGACGCTCAGATGCAGAAGGCTCAGGTCAAACCGGCGCCGGTAAAGAAGACGGCAGCGAAGAAGCCAGCCGCCAAGAGGACCGCCGCGGCAGCTCCGGTCAAGAGGGCAGCGGCGAGCAAAGCTCCGGCGGAGAAAAAGATAGGCGCGACGAAGGCGGCTGCGGAGAAGCCGGCCGGGAAGAAGGCGGCCGTGAAGAAGCCGGTCGCGGCGAAGGTGCCGGTGAAGAGGGGAGTGGAGGGTAGGGCTCCGATAAAGACGACGAACAAGGAGATTCGTGCGTGGGCGATCGCGGATGGCCGCGAGGTGTCGTCCCGCGGCCGGATTTCGGCCGAGATCGAGCAAGCCTTCCACGACGCTCAGGCGAAGAGGGCGCAGGTCAAACCGGCGCCGGTAAAGAAGACGGCCGCAAAGACGACAGCTGCCAAGAAGACGGCCGCAAAGAAGACGGCTGCGGTGGCGGCTCCGGTCAAGAGGGTAGCGGCGGGCAAGGCTCCGGCGGAGAAGACGGCCGAGAAGACGGCCGCAACAAAGACGGCCGCGACGACGAAGGCCGGGAAGGAAGCAGTCGCGTCAAAGGTAACTTCGGAGAAGACGGCCGTGAAGAAGTTGGTCGCGGCGGAGGCGCCGGTGAAGAGGGAAGTGGTGAGTAGGGCTCCGGCGAAGAAGTCTTCGAGGGAGATTCGTGAGTGGGCGATCGGGGCGGGTCATGAGGTGTCCTCCCGCGGCCGGATTTCGGTCGAGATCGAGCGAGCATTCCATGATGCTCAGGCCGCGATGCCGGTCGCGTGA
- a CDS encoding RES family NAD+ phosphorylase has protein sequence MVKPLPAPVRPLPSADHRWTWTPTAPTTTSSWFRIYHQDRFTPNGITFRRFGPLARFDHHTPTPPAMDPAGRAVLYLAVDLATSACEVFGEAGVAALCPHWRITQAQPVRDIVTYDLTTPGAALAIGALPALAAGNEHRGLTQQWARAIYEDQPAATKVDGIRYRTAYNDDHALALWDCDNAITTARDRTGQLLDLPLTHPRIHPRLLAALVPRHIAVTHTDETHCPNCQRAAAP, from the coding sequence ATGGTAAAGCCCCTCCCCGCCCCGGTACGACCCTTGCCCTCGGCGGATCATCGCTGGACCTGGACACCCACCGCCCCCACCACCACGTCGTCGTGGTTCCGGATCTACCACCAGGATCGGTTCACCCCGAACGGGATCACCTTCCGTCGATTCGGGCCACTCGCCCGCTTCGACCACCACACCCCCACCCCACCGGCGATGGACCCGGCGGGGCGTGCGGTGTTGTACCTGGCCGTCGACCTCGCCACCAGCGCCTGCGAAGTCTTCGGTGAGGCCGGGGTCGCCGCCCTGTGCCCGCACTGGCGGATCACCCAGGCCCAGCCGGTCCGCGACATCGTCACCTACGACCTCACCACCCCCGGAGCAGCACTGGCGATCGGAGCGCTCCCCGCCCTCGCCGCCGGCAACGAACACCGCGGCCTCACCCAACAATGGGCGAGGGCGATCTACGAAGACCAACCCGCCGCAACGAAAGTCGACGGCATCCGCTACCGCACCGCCTACAACGACGACCACGCCCTCGCCCTCTGGGACTGCGACAACGCCATCACCACCGCACGCGACCGCACCGGACAACTATTGGACCTCCCCCTGACACACCCCCGCATCCACCCGCGGCTCCTCGCCGCACTCGTTCCCCGCCACATCGCCGTGACCCACACCGACGAAACCCACTGCCCCAACTGCCAACGCGCCGCCGCACCCTAA
- a CDS encoding helix-turn-helix domain-containing protein, producing the protein MPGTRRHTPHTTPYVRAPRHLAGRRHRAGGWKVTVAEDGGALAWSRVTELTITTPTPRTPARIVQTKVEALEIAAQILREEQSAPNTPTGSLPVPAPGRHLASVPDDDWGPAPTPAQTATLEEENLQLQVDQRREQLAASFTRTQVADILGVSRQTVSDMAADGRLIGLKDGREWRFPTWQFTPDRADPVLPDLDRLTRAFPGGEVSLSRWMSRPNTTFAGRTPAQEMARDSAHVITVATGLTAAGW; encoded by the coding sequence ATGCCCGGGACACGTCGACACACACCGCACACCACCCCGTATGTGCGGGCACCGCGACATCTCGCCGGTCGCCGCCACCGCGCCGGCGGCTGGAAGGTGACCGTCGCCGAGGACGGCGGCGCCCTCGCGTGGTCGCGGGTCACCGAACTCACCATCACCACCCCGACACCGCGAACACCGGCACGGATCGTTCAGACCAAGGTGGAGGCACTCGAGATCGCCGCGCAGATCCTGCGGGAAGAGCAGTCCGCCCCGAACACCCCCACCGGTTCCTTGCCGGTGCCCGCCCCCGGCCGTCACCTCGCAAGCGTCCCCGACGACGACTGGGGTCCGGCACCGACCCCGGCGCAGACCGCGACACTGGAGGAGGAGAACCTGCAGTTGCAGGTCGATCAGCGGCGCGAGCAACTCGCCGCCTCGTTCACCCGCACCCAGGTCGCGGACATTCTCGGCGTCTCTAGGCAGACGGTGTCCGACATGGCCGCCGACGGGCGGCTCATCGGGCTCAAGGACGGGCGGGAGTGGCGGTTCCCGACCTGGCAGTTCACCCCGGACCGGGCCGACCCGGTCCTGCCCGACCTCGACCGCCTCACCCGCGCGTTCCCCGGCGGTGAAGTCAGCCTCTCGCGGTGGATGAGCCGCCCCAACACCACCTTCGCCGGCCGCACCCCCGCTCAAGAGATGGCCCGCGACAGCGCCCACGTCATCACCGTCGCGACCGGCCTGACCGCCGCCGGATGGTAA